In Saccharothrix violaceirubra, the following are encoded in one genomic region:
- a CDS encoding cytochrome P450 codes for MTETIHRELPVARGVFDPDPLLGALRETEPVSRVAFPDGHLGWLITSYELNREVLADNRFSNRAELQRMPIRIGGEVVGQQPAAKPGMFINMDPPDHTKYRKQLTGQFTVRRMNLLMPRIDEIVADHLRGLRAHGSPVDLVKHFALPVPSLVICELLGVPYEERHGFQESTRRMVNLESSFEDIMAAFTEVEEYLAGLVARKHDDPGDDMLTGLIQGGQLTDEEVANIGVLLLVAGHETTANMLALGTLTLLRHPEQLAALKADPSLVDNAVEELMRYLTIIQFGTQRVALEDVELHGHTIRAGDAVIVSVPAANRDPRRFERPDEFDIRRPASGHLSFGHGVHQCLGQQLARIEMRAGFAALFREFPDLELAVAPEEVPMKTGMSIYGVHSLPVKFS; via the coding sequence ATGACCGAGACCATCCATCGCGAGTTGCCCGTCGCGCGCGGGGTGTTCGACCCCGACCCGTTATTGGGCGCGCTGCGCGAGACCGAGCCCGTCAGCCGGGTCGCGTTCCCCGACGGACACCTCGGCTGGCTGATCACGTCCTACGAGCTGAACCGGGAGGTGCTGGCCGACAACCGGTTCAGCAACCGCGCCGAGTTGCAGCGCATGCCGATCCGCATCGGCGGCGAAGTCGTGGGGCAGCAGCCGGCGGCCAAGCCCGGCATGTTCATCAACATGGACCCGCCGGACCACACGAAGTACCGCAAGCAGCTCACCGGCCAGTTCACCGTCCGCCGGATGAACCTGCTGATGCCGCGCATCGACGAGATCGTGGCCGACCACCTGCGCGGCCTGCGCGCGCACGGCTCGCCGGTCGACCTGGTGAAGCACTTCGCCCTGCCGGTGCCGTCACTGGTGATCTGCGAACTGCTCGGCGTGCCCTACGAGGAGCGGCACGGGTTCCAGGAGAGCACCCGTCGGATGGTGAACCTCGAAAGCTCGTTCGAGGACATCATGGCCGCGTTCACCGAGGTCGAGGAGTACCTCGCGGGTCTGGTGGCCCGCAAGCACGACGACCCCGGCGACGACATGCTCACCGGTCTGATCCAGGGCGGGCAGCTCACCGACGAGGAGGTCGCCAACATCGGTGTCCTGCTGCTGGTGGCCGGGCACGAGACGACCGCCAACATGCTCGCGCTCGGGACGCTGACCCTGCTGCGGCACCCCGAGCAGCTCGCCGCGCTGAAGGCCGACCCGTCGCTGGTCGACAACGCGGTCGAGGAGCTGATGCGCTACCTGACCATCATCCAGTTCGGCACGCAGCGGGTAGCGTTGGAGGACGTGGAGCTGCACGGGCACACGATCCGTGCCGGGGACGCGGTCATCGTGTCCGTCCCCGCGGCCAACCGCGACCCGAGGCGCTTCGAACGGCCCGACGAGTTCGACATCCGCCGGCCCGCGAGCGGGCACCTGAGCTTCGGCCACGGCGTGCACCAGTGCCTGGGCCAGCAGCTCGCCCGCATCGAGATGCGGGCCGGGTTCGCCGCCCTGTTCCGCGAGTTCCCGGACCTGGAACTCGCGGTCGCACCGGAGGAGGTCCCGATGAAGACCGGAATGTCCATCTACGGCGTGCACAGCCTGCCGGTGAAGTTCTCATGA
- a CDS encoding ferredoxin — translation MRIEVDPDRCAGSGMCALTDPDVFDQSDEDGTVVLLDPSPAAEHHRGARDAAHLCPAGAIRVVE, via the coding sequence ATGAGGATCGAGGTCGACCCGGACCGCTGCGCGGGCTCGGGCATGTGCGCGCTGACCGATCCCGACGTGTTCGACCAGAGCGACGAGGACGGCACCGTGGTGCTGCTCGACCCGTCGCCCGCGGCCGAGCACCACAGGGGCGCCCGCGACGCGGCGCACCTGTGCCCGGCCGGGGCGATCCGCGTCGTGGAGTGA
- a CDS encoding glycosyltransferase family 2 protein: protein MSGNVKVAGRAGLLGRWQHLEYTAGSGLDRQILDAFECLPTIPGAVGAFRRDALVEVGGIGTDTLAEDTDATIAITRAGWRVVYEPRARAWTEVPRDVRALYRQRCRWSYGTFQSMWKHRAALREPGRMGRFGLLYLFLFHLVLPLGPAMDVFVLYGAFVADAPMAIVVWLVFLAVRTVSAGYALRLDGESLHPLWTYPLRQVLYRRLTYLVVVESLVNAARGTPRGWSWARRQGVVGPVPTTP from the coding sequence GTGTCGGGCAACGTGAAGGTCGCCGGCCGCGCCGGGCTGCTGGGCCGGTGGCAGCACCTGGAGTACACGGCGGGTTCGGGGCTGGACCGGCAGATCCTGGACGCCTTCGAGTGCCTGCCCACGATCCCGGGCGCGGTCGGCGCGTTCCGGCGGGACGCGCTGGTCGAGGTCGGCGGCATCGGCACGGACACGCTGGCCGAGGACACCGACGCGACCATCGCGATCACCCGTGCGGGATGGCGCGTGGTGTACGAGCCGCGTGCGCGGGCGTGGACCGAGGTGCCACGCGACGTCCGCGCGCTGTACCGGCAGCGGTGCCGTTGGTCCTACGGCACGTTCCAGTCGATGTGGAAGCACCGCGCCGCGTTACGCGAACCCGGCCGCATGGGGCGGTTCGGGCTGCTGTACCTGTTCCTGTTCCACCTCGTGCTGCCGCTGGGGCCGGCGATGGACGTTTTCGTGCTGTACGGCGCGTTTGTGGCGGACGCGCCCATGGCGATCGTGGTCTGGCTGGTGTTCCTGGCCGTGCGGACCGTGAGCGCGGGCTACGCCCTGCGGCTGGACGGCGAATCGCTCCATCCACTGTGGACCTACCCGTTGCGGCAGGTGCTCTACCGCCGGCTCACCTACCTGGTCGTGGTCGAGTCCCTGGTGAACGCCGCACGCGGCACGCCGCGCGGCTGGAGCTGGGCACGCCGCCAAGGGGTCGTCGGGCCGGTCCCGACGACCCCCTGA